The Pirellulales bacterium genome contains the following window.
GACGAAGGCGAGATCGTGGCGAACCAGGAATAGTTGCCCTGGTACAACGGCTCGAGCCGGTTCGTCGACGACGAGTCGTACGCAAAGGCTTGCGTCGGCCGGTCGCTCTGCGCGTTGGCCAGGTTCTGCGGATTGAAAATCAAATCGTCGGTCGACCGAAAGATGCGATCGGCTGCCACCAGCGGCATGATGCGGGGGAGCAACTGGATCGTGGGATTGCCGGTCGTGGACTGAAACCACGGATTTGGCCACGGCTTGGCCCCGGCCACGGGAACCGCGGGGAGTGCGGACGATGTGCCGCTCGGCGGCCAATTCTGCTGCGAACCGCCATTCTGGATCGCGGGCACGGGCCAGGAGGGAATGGGCGATAAGGGGGCGCCGGGCCAGGTCGTGCCATTGATCGGCCAGCGAGGCCACTCGGGCAGCATCGTAATCCGCGGCAAGAGCGGCGCGCCGGTCTGGTACGTTTGCAGATAGGGAAACGTCTGGATCGTTTTCCACGCCGCTGACGGCGAAGACGGTATCGTCGCATCGCCGGTCGTCACGTCCGCCGTTTCGGCGATCATCAACGGATCGAACACAAAGACGGGCGAGTCGGTCGCCGTGAACGGAGCGGCCGGCGACCACGTGGCAGGAGTGGGCGTGTAGGGCGGATTGGGTAATGGCGTTGTTGGATCCAGCAGCATCGGCAGAATGCTCACCGCTATCGGCGATCCGACGGAAACTGTGGAACTGGGATACGACAGTGGAAAGAGCTGCGGTTGTGTGCCAGACGTTGATGGTGTGTTCGGAATCGTCAGGCCGGGGGGCGGAGTGCCGGAGAACGGCTGTAATGCGCCGAAATACAGCGAATAGCAACCGGGCGGCAGGTACGGATACGAAAGGATGCGCTTGTTGTACGTCGGTATTTGCGTGCCCGACACGACGCTGTTCGTTGGGTCGGGGTCGATGAACATGCCCATCTGCGTGTCGACCCACATGCGGGGCTGCAGGTAGTTGCGTACTTCCAGGTCGCGGAAGGCGGCGCGGCCGGCGGTGCTCGATTGATCGAGCTTCGTGGCCTCGACCAGCTCGTACGCCCCCAACGGCACCAGCGCCGCCATGCCCAGGATGCCCACGCTCAACACGCCGACGGCGAAGAGGACTTCCAGCAGCGAGATACCGGAGCGGGAAGTAGCCGGTAGTCGGTAGTCAGTAGTCAGTAAGGAAAGACGCCTTGCGCGATCAGCATTTTGCCTGCTTACTCGTGACAACGAGCTACCGGCAACGGCATTTAACTGACGACTGACTACCGACAACTGACTACTGATTACTGTTTTCATCTTCCCCCCAGGCGTTGGAGTTCGATCGCCAGTCGGCGGGATTCCATGATCTCGGGATAGGAGCCGTAGCCGCTGTTGCCGTACGTGCTGTTCTGCATGGCCGTGTCCGAGGCACTGTTCTCGGCCGTGCTGATGGCGCCGGACTTGTGATCGATCGACACCCACAGGCAGCCCAAATCTTGCCAATTCAGGTAGGGCTGAAAATTCGGATCGTTGGGATTGGTGTTCGTCGCGGGCGCGGTCGGCAGCGGCACCAGCTCGCGCCGCCCGATGAGCAAATGGATCGGCGTCAGCGGCTTGAGCGGAATGGGGAGGGAATACGTCGAAATGGACGGGTTGCCGGGAATCGTCAATGTTCCGCAGGCCGCATCGGACGTGTTGTCCCAGCACCACACCGTATCGATGGCCCCCGACGGTGCGAACATGATCACGATCGACGACGTATCTTGTGCGGTGCTCGCGTTTGCGGAGCCGAACGGGCACGTCGCGGCGGCGGCACCGGTCACGCCCGGCCGCGGCCAGATCGGTTGGAACGAATACGTGTAACCGTACGGGAACAACTGCGTGTTCGACGACGATACTTGCTGGCAAGGCTGGTCAAAGCCCGAAAAGTTGAGATCGATCACGGTCGAGCCGGGTAACGTCACGCCGCCGGCGGCGCTACGCATCGGAGCGCGGAAGATCTGATAGCGATAAAAGCCACTGGGTGGGGAATTCGCGCTGCTGGATCCGGCGACTGCGGCCAACTGCCAATTGAAGTTGGCCGTCGCGGGATCGATCGTATACGTGCCGAGTGGCGGCGCCGGGTTTAGCGTGGTCGACTGCGGCGGCTGATAGTACGCCTGCGCGGCATTATTCAGAACAGCCGTCGTGTTGGGGACCAGCTGATAATACGGGCCTTGATTGTTGAAGCGAATCAAGTCGCCGACCCGGACCGTATACAACCAACCGATATCGGTCGACGCGACATTGCCGGGATTATCGGGCGATGTCGGACCTGACATCGGCGATGGAACACCGAGAAACGTGATGAACCCGTTCGATCCGTTGTTGAATACGGCAGCCACGGACGAGAACGTATCGCCCGCGTACGGCGGCGGCACTTCGGCGTAGGCGAGCGACACGCAAGCCTCGGGCAGGCCGGGCATCCGGTCGAGCACTACGGCATAAGGCCGGCCCGACTGCATGGCGCGATTGCGAGCGCCGGTGAACATCGCGCTGACGATGCGGGCCGCTTCGCGCGTCTGGCGATTCGACATGATCGGCGCCAGCATCGGAATGGCCGACGCCGCCAACAGCGCAAAGATCACGAGCACGACCAACAGCTCGACGAGCGTAGCTCCGCCGTGGCGTTGCGTGCGGCGACGTTGTTGTTGATGGCGATGGATCACGGTGCTGCTGTGCATTTCAAAATGATTCGATCGTCGAGGACGCTAGTTATTGCTGGCCGAGCAAGTGGTTCGTGATGTTGTCGGCGTAACCGCCGGTATCGTAGTCGCCGTCGGTATCTGACGGCGCCCCAACGGGAACCCAGTTATTTGGATAGGACGGAGCGGAAGAAAGCACGGCGCGCCATGCATTCTCCCCGGGGAGGTGTAAATACTGGGGTGGAACTAACTTGTCGGGGGGTGGAGGCGCCGGCATGGGCGGCGCCGACTGTATATACGGATCGTACACGGGAAACGCGGTGACGACGGGAAACAGCGTCTGCGGTGCCGAGAGGTAGCATGTGAAATTAGCGCACCAAAAGTAGCTACCGCCCGAGACGGCCGCCGAGGGGATTGCGAAGCCATTGCTATCCACAGGTGGGTGCTGGATGTCGTCAACGCCGTCGCCGCCGAGCGAGTAGATCAAAGGGACGAGCGCCATGCCGTCGGCCGGGTTATAGGAAAACGGAAACGACTGCAAATCGTTCTTCGTCAGCGCCGACGGCTGGAACGGATGCTGCATGCGGAGCGGATCGAATGGATCGTGATTCTTCGCCGTGAGATGAGGATCCGTGGGGTTGTTGACGGGATCATATGGCTGGAAATCCGAAACGAATCCTGGCGCCCAGCGGATAAAGCGGATAGGCCTTCCCCAGGCGTCGATGAACTCCGGCATGCCATCGGCATCGGTGTCGCCGATATTGGCAGGATTCACAAGTTCGGCCGCGACGGTGTCGTCGCTGAGGCCCGTGCTGAGAATCAGATACAGGCACTCGGCATCCTCATAATCCGCGCTCGGAAGTTGTGGATTGTTGGCGCACTTTCTCTGATAAGACAAATTCACGGCCGTCGGTGCAATCGAGACTTGTTGGCCCGGTGAACCGGCGATCCACGACGGACCGGATACGTCAAAAGTGTAAAACCGCGCGACGATGAGTTGCGACGACGGCATGCCCGAGGGAATGGGAACGTAAATCGAGGAGCCGGGGGTGTTCGGGTTTGGATATGCGAATAAATCCGAATACCGATCCGGCAACTCCATCCGCATCAGCTCGCGGATGGCGTTCAAACGGTGCAGCGCGGCCTGTTGCCCGTTGAGGCCGATCGTATTGATCGGCAGGCGCCGTGTGCGGAACGATTCGTAGCGGATCATCAACTGCCCATGCAGCTTGGCGATCAGGGCTTGCGTGTTGGCCCGGTTGGCGGCCTGTTGTGCCGCGCGGGCGGCCACGAGGACGATGCCGGCCAGGATGGCGATGATCACGATCGTGACCATCAGCTCGACGAGCGTGAAGCCGCGGTTGCCGATGTCGCGCGAGGCGATATCACGGGCGCGCGAAGTTACGCCGTGTCCGCCCCGCTGCGATGAACCGCGTGCGTTGTCTTGCCGCCGGCAGATGTTCTGTTCCCGATGCATTGCCTGTTGCGTTCCGATCTTGTTGCCACCTGTCCCTCGCGCTCCCTTGGCCCTCTCGCCCACGGCCGGCATCGTGCGGCCGTGTTTTCGTCGGTTGCCCGATCCTTGTAGGGTGCCCTGTGGGCACCGTTTTGGTTTTTCGTTGTGGTTGCACGCAGGGTAATCGTCATGGTGCACACCGTGCACCCCACGGTTCTGGTGCACACCGTGCACCCTACGGTTCAATGCGCCGAGCGCACCCTACGGTTCTGGTGCACACAGTGCACCCTACGGTTCTGGTGCGGCTTCCGCACCCTGCTATTGCGGGACGTAATCCTCGATCTTGCCGCCCATGAAGTTCGTCAGGTTGTCGTTGTCGCCTTGGGTGATGTCTCCAGGTGGGATTATGTACGGTGCCCCCATCTGGGCCGATGTTTGCGCAACAACTGGCACGTAGGCGCGCCCTGGGCCTTGTTGCTCGTAATGCGAGCCGCCGTATTCGTAATCGAGCCCCGGCGCGATGAGCTGGAATTTCTTCGGATTCCACCAGCTCATGTTGCCGGGAAACATCGTGGTCGGAGGGTTCGGCGTCTTGCATGTCGTCGCATAGGGAACCGCAAATCCCCATTCGCCGACCATGTTGGCGAGCTGATTGCCCGGCGGCAGGGAACTTTGGCTTTTGTAGATGGACGTCCCTGGCAGTGCATTCCAGATGGGGTTGGAAGTATTGTTCGAGGACTCCAGGTTATTCAGTTGATAAACGGCGCTGGGATTGATCGCAAAAATGCCAGGATAAGACGCAGCGTACGGCAAACCCATCGCACCACCGAGCATGTAGGAATAGCTGTTCGGTTCGAAATAGACATACGGCGCCACGCCGGTGAGTTTGCTCGAACTGCCGCTCGGCTTGTACTCGGGCCAGCCGTCGCCATCGACGTCGGTCAGCCGCGACTCGTCGAATTCGTAGAGGAACGGCAGGCGCGAGCCTGTCTGAGCGAACGGCGTCGTGGGATTGGCGCAGAATCCGTAGAGGACGGTCGTCACCGAGGTCGCCGACGTGGGTCTCGGAGGACCCGCGAGCCAGAACACCAGCGACTCGGCCGCGTCGATATTGTCGAGGTCCAGAGTCACCGTCAGGCCTGTGCCGAGAGACACAGTCTGCCACACAGGAAATGGCGGCGTGGCGGCCGGAAGATTTGTCAGAATCTGCCGCACAGCGGCATAGTTGGCCGTGCACCGCGGAAACCTCTTGCGCAGCGACCGATCGAAAAGATCGTATCGCGACGGAACGGTGCTGCTTACAGTCATCGGCGGGATCGCCATCGAGGTCGGATACTCACTACCGTAGTTGTTCTTGTACGACTGCAAGGCCGTGTCGAGATTCGTCAGGTCGGTTTGGATGGCCGTGTTCTTGGCGGCGTTGATCGCGTAGCCGACCGCCACGCCCAGGAGCGTCGTCAGCATGCCGATGATGATCAGCACCATCATCAGCTCGACGAGGGTGAACGCGGAGCGGTGAGTGCTGAGTGATGAGCGACGGCGCAGGCCGGAGACCCTCACCCTGTCCTCTCCCTGGGAGGGAGAGGGGTTATTGTGGCGACCTCTGCCCTCTCCCGGAGAGGGGAATTCCGTTCCGCCGGCGATGTTGTGCTTGAGGGTATTCACGACGGACTCCTTTATTTTCCACCCGACAGGTTGGTGATCAGGTCGATGAGCGGCAGGAACAGCGCGATCACGATGAAGCCGACCATCACGCCCAGCACGACGATCATCAACGGCTCGAGCAAGCTGACGAGGCTTTCGGTGAGCACGGCGACTTCTTCGTCGTAGTTGTCGGCGACCTTGTAGAGCATGGTATCGAGTTCGCCCGTTTCCTCGCCCACGTCGACCATGTTCACGACCAGGTCGTCGACGATGCGCGAGTTCATGCGGGTCATGTAGATCAACACGCCGATCGGCCCGGCCACGAAGACGAACCAGAAGAAGGCCGCCATGACGTGGAAGCGCGGGCGCGAGAACTCCTTCATCGGCTTCGAGATCGATTCGCCCTCGCGGATCGATTCGTAAATCTTGGTGTACATGTTCTCGAACACCGCGTTGCCGGACGTTTCGCGGGTGATGTTCAAGGCTTCGAGAATGGGCACGCCGCTGGCCACCAGCGTGCCGAGCGTGCGCGTGGTGCGCGCAACGATGTTCTTTTCCACGATCTGGCCGAAGATCGGCATCTTCAGCAGGAACGTGTCCCAGCCGATCCGCCCGTGCTTGAATTTGCGTATCAGTTTGACCGTCAGCCAGAAGCTGATCGGTATGACGGGGATCAAGTACCAGTAGTGCACCGTGGCGTAGCTCATGTTCACCAGGAGCACGGTCATCGCGGGCAGCTTCAGACCGAAGCCGTCGAAGATCTTGATGAACTCGGGCACGATCTTGTACATGATGAAGACCAGGATGCCCACCGCCACGGTGATGACGACCACGGGGTAGACGAGCGCGCCTTTGACCTTGCGCTTGAGCGATTCCGATTTTTCCTGGAATTCGGCCAGGCGGCGGAGAATGATTTCCAGGGCACCGCCGGCCTCGCCGGCCTTGATCATGTTGACGTACAGCCGGTCGAAGGCCTTGTGCTGCTTGGCCATGGCCTCGGACAAAGTCGAGCCCGACTCGATATCGTCGCAGACGTCGATCAGGCTGTTCTTCAGGCGGCCGCCCTTTTGCTGCCCTTCGAGGATTCGCAGGCTGCGCAAGATCGGCAGGCCGGCGTCCTGCAAGATGGACAACTGCCGGGTGAAGGTGGTGAGGACCTTCGACTTGACGCTGCCGATGGCGAAACTTTTCTTCTTGCCGCTTTTCTTCTTTTCGGCGGCGGCTTTGCGGGCCTTCTTGACGGAGATCTTCGTGACGAAGTACCCCATCTGCCGAATCGTGGCTTGCGCTTCTTCTTCGCTGGGCGCCTCGATCAGGTCCTTGATCTCCTGGCCCTGAGCGTCCATCGCTTCGAATTGAAAAGTCGGCATGGCAAGCTCCCGAAGCAATGAGGAAGGCAAAATGATGAATGATGAGAGGGCAATCCCCGCCCGCGGCGCGGCGCTACCCGTTCGTCATTCTGCATTCATCATTCCTCATATTCCTCATTTCCTTTGTTATCCTTCGACAATGGTTTCGCGCACGACTTCTTCGATGGTCGTGGTGCCGGCGTAGCATTGGGTCAGGCCCGCGTCGCGCAGGGTGATCATGCCGTAGCTGCGGGCTTTGTCACGCAAGTCGTCGGTCGAGGCGTTGCGCAACACCATTTCGCGCAAATCCTCGTTCATGACCATCAGCTCGAAGAGGCCGACGCGTCCCTTGTAGCCGGTGTTGTTGCAGTTTTCGCAACCCTTGCCGCGATAGAACTTCTTGCCGGCCACGTCCGAATGCGATAGCTGCAGCTCGGCCAACATTTCGCTGCTGGGGCGGATTTCTTCGCGGCAGTTGTTGCAGATGCGCCGCACCAGGCGCTGGGCCAGAATCGCCTCGACCGTGGCCGTGATCAAGAACGGCTGCACGCCCATGTCGCGCAAACGCGTCACGGTGCTGGGGGCGTCGTTCGTGTGCAGGGTGCTGAACACCATGTGCCCGGTGAGCGACGCCTGCACGGCGATCTCGGCCGTTTCCACGTCGCGAATCTCGCCCACCAGGATGCGGTCCGGATCTTGCCGCAGGATGGCCCGCAGGCACTGGGCAAAGGTGTTGCCGATCGAGGCGTCGATCGGCACCTGCACGATGCCGTCGATGTCGTACTCGATCGGGTCTTCGGTCGTGATCAGCTTGTCCTGAATGTGATTCAGCTCGGACAGCGCCGAATAGAGGGTCGTGGTCTTTCCCGAACCCGTCGGCCCGGTCACGAGCACGATGCCGTTGGGCTTGCCGATGACGCTGCGGAACTGCCGCATCAGATCGGCGTTCATGCCCACGCCGTTGAGATCGAGCTTAACGACCGAGCGATCGAGCACCCGCATGACCACGCTTTCGCCGAACATGGTGGGGAGCACGGAGACGCGTAAGTCGACGGGATGCCCGCCGACGGTGAGCTCGATGCGGCCGTCCTGGGGCAAGCGGCGTTCGGCGATGTCCAGATTGGCCATGACCTTGATGCGGGTCGTGATGGCGAACGCCAGGTGGCGCGGCGGCGGCACCATCTCGTACAAGACGCCGTCGGCCTTGATGCGGATTTTGAACTCGTTCTCAAACGGCTCGAAGTGCAAGTCGCTGGCGTGGTCCTTGATCGCCAAGAGGAGCACCATGTTGAGCAGTTTGCGCACCGGCGCGCTATCGGCCAGCGCCTCGACGCTCGTCAGGTCGATCGGCCCTTCCTTGCCCACCATGGCGGCGGCGGCCTGGATGTCCTTGTCCTGCTCCATGTCGGTGATCAAGGACTCGAGGCTCTCGGCCGTGGCGTAGTACCGCTCGAGCGCCGCCTTGATGTCGCGCTCGGTGGCCACCACGGCGCGCACGTCGTAACCGAGGAAGTTCCGCAGCTCGTCCAGGATCGACAGCTTCTGCGGATCGCACATGGCGATCACCAGCGTGCCGTTCTTGAAGCTCACGGGGATGATGCGGTAGAGCTGCGCCATCGGCTCGGTCACGTAGGCCAACACCTCGGGCGGAACGACCACGTCCGAAAGCGCGATCACCTGCATGTTCATCTGCTCGGCGAGCGCCTGGGCCAACTGGTCGTCGGAGACCAGGCCCATGCTTTCTGCCACCTGGCCGAGCAACTCGTCGGGCCGCTGCTGCTGCTCTTCCAGCAGCATTTCCAGTTGCTCGTCGGTGATGAATCCCAGATCGACGAAGATCTGGCCGATGCGTCGCATTGCCATAAGTGTCGTGCCCTGTCGCGGTGCCGCTTTTAGCGGATCAGACTTGTGTCGTTAGTATGTGTTGCTGTCGCCTGGTGTAACGTTGGGTATGTGGATCGCGTCATCAACCCGAAACGCCGGGCGCGCCAACGGCGCAGCCGTTTAACCCGAACGGTGCGGGTCGGTTTAATGTCCGTGTCCTTCCTTCTTTTCCTTTTCGTCTTCCTCTTCGTCGGCCAGCCCGGCGTCGGCGCGC
Protein-coding sequences here:
- a CDS encoding prepilin-type N-terminal cleavage/methylation domain-containing protein, producing the protein MHSSTVIHRHQQQRRRTQRHGGATLVELLVVLVIFALLAASAIPMLAPIMSNRQTREAARIVSAMFTGARNRAMQSGRPYAVVLDRMPGLPEACVSLAYAEVPPPYAGDTFSSVAAVFNNGSNGFITFLGVPSPMSGPTSPDNPGNVASTDIGWLYTVRVGDLIRFNNQGPYYQLVPNTTAVLNNAAQAYYQPPQSTTLNPAPPLGTYTIDPATANFNWQLAAVAGSSSANSPPSGFYRYQIFRAPMRSAAGGVTLPGSTVIDLNFSGFDQPCQQVSSSNTQLFPYGYTYSFQPIWPRPGVTGAAAATCPFGSANASTAQDTSSIVIMFAPSGAIDTVWCWDNTSDAACGTLTIPGNPSISTYSLPIPLKPLTPIHLLIGRRELVPLPTAPATNTNPNDPNFQPYLNWQDLGCLWVSIDHKSGAISTAENSASDTAMQNSTYGNSGYGSYPEIMESRRLAIELQRLGGR
- a CDS encoding prepilin-type N-terminal cleavage/methylation domain-containing protein, whose product is MHREQNICRRQDNARGSSQRGGHGVTSRARDIASRDIGNRGFTLVELMVTIVIIAILAGIVLVAARAAQQAANRANTQALIAKLHGQLMIRYESFRTRRLPINTIGLNGQQAALHRLNAIRELMRMELPDRYSDLFAYPNPNTPGSSIYVPIPSGMPSSQLIVARFYTFDVSGPSWIAGSPGQQVSIAPTAVNLSYQRKCANNPQLPSADYEDAECLYLILSTGLSDDTVAAELVNPANIGDTDADGMPEFIDAWGRPIRFIRWAPGFVSDFQPYDPVNNPTDPHLTAKNHDPFDPLRMQHPFQPSALTKNDLQSFPFSYNPADGMALVPLIYSLGGDGVDDIQHPPVDSNGFAIPSAAVSGGSYFWCANFTCYLSAPQTLFPVVTAFPVYDPYIQSAPPMPAPPPPDKLVPPQYLHLPGENAWRAVLSSAPSYPNNWVPVGAPSDTDGDYDTGGYADNITNHLLGQQ
- a CDS encoding type II secretion system protein translates to MRVSGLRRRSSLSTHRSAFTLVELMMVLIIIGMLTTLLGVAVGYAINAAKNTAIQTDLTNLDTALQSYKNNYGSEYPTSMAIPPMTVSSTVPSRYDLFDRSLRKRFPRCTANYAAVRQILTNLPAATPPFPVWQTVSLGTGLTVTLDLDNIDAAESLVFWLAGPPRPTSATSVTTVLYGFCANPTTPFAQTGSRLPFLYEFDESRLTDVDGDGWPEYKPSGSSSKLTGVAPYVYFEPNSYSYMLGGAMGLPYAASYPGIFAINPSAVYQLNNLESSNNTSNPIWNALPGTSIYKSQSSLPPGNQLANMVGEWGFAVPYATTCKTPNPPTTMFPGNMSWWNPKKFQLIAPGLDYEYGGSHYEQQGPGRAYVPVVAQTSAQMGAPYIIPPGDITQGDNDNLTNFMGGKIEDYVPQ
- a CDS encoding type II secretion system F family protein; amino-acid sequence: MPTFQFEAMDAQGQEIKDLIEAPSEEEAQATIRQMGYFVTKISVKKARKAAAEKKKSGKKKSFAIGSVKSKVLTTFTRQLSILQDAGLPILRSLRILEGQQKGGRLKNSLIDVCDDIESGSTLSEAMAKQHKAFDRLYVNMIKAGEAGGALEIILRRLAEFQEKSESLKRKVKGALVYPVVVITVAVGILVFIMYKIVPEFIKIFDGFGLKLPAMTVLLVNMSYATVHYWYLIPVIPISFWLTVKLIRKFKHGRIGWDTFLLKMPIFGQIVEKNIVARTTRTLGTLVASGVPILEALNITRETSGNAVFENMYTKIYESIREGESISKPMKEFSRPRFHVMAAFFWFVFVAGPIGVLIYMTRMNSRIVDDLVVNMVDVGEETGELDTMLYKVADNYDEEVAVLTESLVSLLEPLMIVVLGVMVGFIVIALFLPLIDLITNLSGGK
- a CDS encoding ATPase, T2SS/T4P/T4SS family, whose protein sequence is MAMRRIGQIFVDLGFITDEQLEMLLEEQQQRPDELLGQVAESMGLVSDDQLAQALAEQMNMQVIALSDVVVPPEVLAYVTEPMAQLYRIIPVSFKNGTLVIAMCDPQKLSILDELRNFLGYDVRAVVATERDIKAALERYYATAESLESLITDMEQDKDIQAAAAMVGKEGPIDLTSVEALADSAPVRKLLNMVLLLAIKDHASDLHFEPFENEFKIRIKADGVLYEMVPPPRHLAFAITTRIKVMANLDIAERRLPQDGRIELTVGGHPVDLRVSVLPTMFGESVVMRVLDRSVVKLDLNGVGMNADLMRQFRSVIGKPNGIVLVTGPTGSGKTTTLYSALSELNHIQDKLITTEDPIEYDIDGIVQVPIDASIGNTFAQCLRAILRQDPDRILVGEIRDVETAEIAVQASLTGHMVFSTLHTNDAPSTVTRLRDMGVQPFLITATVEAILAQRLVRRICNNCREEIRPSSEMLAELQLSHSDVAGKKFYRGKGCENCNNTGYKGRVGLFELMVMNEDLREMVLRNASTDDLRDKARSYGMITLRDAGLTQCYAGTTTIEEVVRETIVEG